From the genome of Bos indicus x Bos taurus breed Angus x Brahman F1 hybrid chromosome 19, Bos_hybrid_MaternalHap_v2.0, whole genome shotgun sequence:
CAACCCAGGAGGCAAAGAGAAGTTTTACCACCCGTCGTATCATCCTCCCACCTTCTCTAAGGCTCTTAACTGAACTTCCTACAGAACCACTGCTCTACCCTACAGGGTGGCAGTTATTTTAATGGCCAGGAACCAAGAGGTTACTGTTCTGTTGCAAAAACACCATTAACTTAAGAACAAAGTGAAATCCATTATGCAAATACAGCTAGGGCAGCTAATTACAGATTGATTCCAGAGGCAGCTAATGCACCCAGCACCCAAATAAAGGAGCATGTCTTGCTGAGGGGTGGCCTGGCAAAGGGACCCCCCTCTCTGTCAGCCATCTGTGAATACTGCTGAGTATCTTGTGCTGAAAGACCTGCTGAGGTCTTAGAGGGCACACTTCATCCCAGAAGACAAGGAGGCAACTGAGAGATGTTTGGAAAGTGGAATCTTTCAGAGGGGAGAcaactctggagtcagacaggctTGAATTTGACTTTGTGCTCTACCTCTGACCaggtgtgtgaccttggaaaagtttCTGTACCTCTCTTCACCTCATTTTCTCTTCTAGGgctttgtgaggattaaacgagACTCTTATGAAATACTTGGCACTATGCCTAGCACCTTTGAATATATGGCATTTCCTTCCAGTTATTCTGGGTCAGCTGCGATCTATCTCCATTGAGCAAGGAGGGAAAGAAATGCAGGAGGAGGCAGATGGGATGCAGGAAGCATGGACATCAAGGGGAAGGCTactggagagagggaaagggaccCTTGGATAGGAGACTCATGATCTCACAATCCTCTTTGGCAGGAAGGCAGGAATTTGGAAGGGCTTTGGAATAAGGCAGGCCTGGCTCTAGATATCAGCTCACTCTGACATATTTAACTGTGCGGTTTGGAGCAAGCTGTCTAACCCCtgtgagactcagttttctcatcagcaaAATAGAGGTAATAATATCTATTTCCTAGGTCTGTTGTGAGGATAAGTATGTAAAGGGTTTAGAATGGTACCTGAcaaatcaccatcatcatcatcatcactgcaTGTTTTAGTGCTTATGATAagaagctgggacttccctgggggtccaatggctaagactctgtgcgttcccaatgcaggggacacaggtttgatccctcatcagggaagaTCTTGTATGCTGTtcagccagaaaaaaataaaaaggaaactaagGCTGTTCTAAAAGTACTTGATccatgttaactcatttaattctccccaCAAACTTATGAGAGGGTTGCTACTGACCAGTCAAGATCTTAACCAGTAGTGCAGTTCATAGAATTACTCAACGTTTAGTCTAGAGCAGAGTTTGGCAAACTTTCTGTGAATGGCCATATAGTAAGTTTTGCAGGCATTGCCGGCCATATGGTCTCTTTTGCAGCGATTCAATTCTGCCagttactcaactctgccattgtgaAAACAGCCACGAataaagttaaagtgaaagtcgctaagagctgtccgactctttgtgaccccacatagtctgccaggctcctctgtccatggaattctccaggcaagaataccggagtgggttgccattcccttctccaggggatcttcctgatccaggattgaacctgggtctcctgcacttcaggctgattctctaccatctgagccaccataataTGAAAACAAATGACCATGGctgggttccaataaaactttatttatggatactgaaactttacataattttcatctcatgaaatattcttttgcttttcatcaaccatttaaaaacatgaaaaccaTCTCGGCTGTGGAATAGGCAAAAACAGGTGGCAGACCTGATATAGCCCCTGGGTCATATCTTGCTGGCTCCTGAtttaggggatgacagaggatgaggctgttggatggcatcaccaactcaaaggataagagtttgaggaagctcagggagttgaaaggaagcctgttgtgctgcagtccatggggtcacaaagagtcagacatgactgagcgactgaattgattgattgatttaggaaataccacagactggttACCTTGTCCATCTCTTGCCTCCATACAAGTTTATGCCTAAATTATCCCAGGTCAAAGGTTgctatatgtgtatacatgtgctcatgcctcagtcgtgtctgactctttctgaccccatggactgtagcccatcaggctcctctgtccatgggatttcccaggcaagagaattgaagtaggttgccatttccttctccaggggatcttctgacccagggatcgaacctgggtctcctgcattggcaggcatattctgtACCAGTGAGCCACGTGTGAGGCCCAGGACATATCCTAGCCCATCTTAAAAGACTTTCTCTCTgctttccccccaaaaaagactCTCCCTATGCTTCGAAGCCCCActtacagaaaatgaagagtgaagtgaatgttctttgaaaaatctttaaagttcTGTATAGTGCTAGGTTTTATTATTGTGTTGTTATTATTAACAATTCTTTCCTTATGGCCAACCTAATTTACTCAGGCACACaagtttatttagttcttttacTCGGAGCCACAGAACAGATACTTCCCATTCCAATTCCTTGAGCTTTTGTTCCTAATTCTGATTTTCTAAATGATTCATCAGCCGTGTGGTTCTTATTCTCCTAAGTTCTTCTGGAAGAACCAGCACAATATCATAATTGAACTGatagatacaaatatatttacttaatatttgatgatgattttgatatttgatatttgatgatgatttttttaaaaaagccttcaaGAATTGAGAGTTAAGGTGGTtgtccaattcttttcattctgctCTGCCACTTCCAGTGACAGTGGCATACTGAATATAGGTGGGCTCTGGATATTTGCATATATTCCGGGAACAGACAATGACACATGTGTCAGATCACAAGGTCTGAGTCTTTTGTGATGTGTACAGCCAGGATGCTGATACCTAGAGCAAATCCCAGCTCTGTGGCCCATCTCTTTCCTGCCCCCGTCTTCTCCCTTTGAGTCCTACTATCTAGCTCCTGACCCCGGCTGCCCCTGCTTAGCTGACAATATCAGACAAGATCACAGCCGTAGGCAGTACAGCTGCTGGTAGAACCTGGTGGCCCCCTCCGCAGCTGCTGCTTCCTGTGTCTGAGAAGTGTCTGGCTTGTCAGCCACATCCCCTCCCTGGAGCAGTCTTTGTTAACCAATTCCACCTCGGCCCACTGAGCTGAAGATGAAACACCAGGAGCTCCTCGAAAACCAACAAAGACAGCAGCCATTACCAAGTCCTATCGGAGTCGCTTTCCCAAGGTGACTCTCAGAGCTGGCTTGCCTGGCACTTCTCACCCAGAGAGGGGGAAGCTGGAGCTTGGAATGGGAGATGGCAGATGCACGGAGAGCTGTCTGCccctcccaattcctcccagctcCATCCTGCCTCCTGTCCTATTGTAGTAACTGGTAAAAATccctcatcaccaactccctctaTCACGTCTAAGGCTTTAATAGGGCCACAGAGAAGTcaagggcttcgctggtggctcaaacagtaaagaatctgcctgcaatgcgggagactcaggtttgatccctgggtcaggaagatcccctggagaagggaatggctacccactccagtattcttccctgcagaattccatgggcagatcctggcaggtcacagtccatggagtcgaaaagagttggacatgattgagcaactaacacacacacccacatacacacacagaagtcaACAGGCTGCTGGGAGGAATCTCTTCATAGCACTGGATCCAGCTAGGGTTGGGAGGAAGGCACAGTTTAGCACCAAATTCTCAGCACTCAGTTGATGGTGTCCTGTGACTTCGGAGCTGAACTGTTTTCAGAGTCCCCTGGCACCCAGCCTCACTTCAAGGTGCTGTCTTTCTAGACCAGCCCTGACTACTCCCTGACTACTCATTtcctggtctttcttttttttttgggggggggggcctgTGAGATCTTTGTCCCTTCTCACCCTCTTCCTCCCCAAACTTGGTAGCCAGGGTCtgagcagaaaaagagaaaagggaggtcCAGAGCATGGGGGTGAGAAATTGATGCAGAATGAGCAGACTGTTTATTGGGATCTAGGAAAAGCCATTAAGAAAATAAGCACTTAAATGATTTTCAATCTGCCCGTGGAAGTCATCTATCTTCATACTGGGGGAGAAAAAGCCCGTTCTCCAATCCCGGTTTTGATTGACTGATTTCCAATTCTCTAAACATTTCCCACAGGAGACTCTCACCTATCTCCCATAATGACAGGCCTTTGCATTTCCAGGCagtgttttacatttatttccgATTTGCTCATAATGGTCAAAAAATCTCTCTCCAATCCAAGGCATTTCTCCAGCAGTGCATGGTTTCCCTCGGGCCAAATAGCTCAGCTGTGATCCACGGAAAATGAGAATTTCCCAAACGCATCTTCGGACTAGGGGAGGGTCCGGCACCACAAATTCAGACGGAAAATTTCCCACTGTTAGATCAATATCTGGGCTAAGAAATAAATGCCACAGGGGCAGAGAGCTGGAGCAAAATGATTACAATCGGCACAATTACATTCACCGGCAGAATCAGCTCGCTGATTACTCCTAGGGATGGGGTGCTCCCGCTTCAGCCACCACAGGACGGCTTGGGAATTAGAACATCACTCAGTATTTCATAATTTGACAGATTTGCCCGTTGCCTTGGCATGAGTTCATTTCCTCCATGCAGTACATTCCTGTAAGAGGAGTTCTTAtttcaaggaaggaaggaaggaaaaaagaaaggaaggcaagaagggaggaagaaaaggagggtaAAATGAAGGGAAAGTAAATCTCAGAATATACGAGAGACCAAGGCTGGTACGTTGCAGGCAGAGGTTAAAATATGCTGCTCGGGAATTTCCGGGTCAGGGATCTGATATTATGACTGCTCAGGTGAGAATGAAGCCAGGACTTGAGCAGAATTGTAGCCAGCCACAGCTTCATGGGGTACAAAGGGCTCAAGAATGTGTGCTTGGGtggcttctttttcttgttgaccAAGGAGTTTACTAGGCGAGTTTTCATTACCTGAAACCCAATCTGAAGTCCTTCTGGGGCCACAGGAAAAGGACTGTCTGCTGACAGGTGGGGATTTCTACAGCATCTTCCCTCTGCCGAgctttgaagaggcagaggcGCTCAGTGCTTTCTCATCAGTGGTGGATGCTGAGTAGGCGGGGGCCATGGCAAATGGATTGGGCACACTGCGAGGCTCTGTGTACTGACACCGGCCCCAGGGCCCACTGTGTCCCTACCCCCTCCCAATCTTCTCTTTAATCCCCCCAACCAGATAATGTGGGATTTGGAAGCATGTAATATCCATGAGactccattataggctattacgaGCTTTATATACAGTACCTGGGGGATGTGTCAGGCTGATGCTTGTCACTGTGGCTGCTGGAACCGAGAGGGACTACAGGAGTGGTCCCAAGGGCCAAAGTGACCCTTCTATTGTTTTTATCAGTTTCCACAAAAAGGCAGCTCTGATCTCTGGTGACAGAGAGGTGGAAAGCATTAAACAGAAACAGCTTTCACTCAGAGTAAGAAGCATACAGGGATGTACAGGGAGAAACACAATCACCGAATCACTGAATTAATGCCTGGAGCCCTAAGAGGCTGTCTACTGGGGTTTCTGCATGAGGGCACTATTGGCATTTGGGTGGGATTTTCCTGAACTTTCCAGGTTTAATatccctggcccctgcccaccaAATGTGAGTGACAACCCCCAGGTATTatgacaagcaaaaaaaaaaaaaaaaaaagatccaggcCACTTCTACACCCTCTCTGATGTGAAACCTCTGACAGTCCAACAGCCATGCATTACAGAGGAGGAATCTGGGGGTTGGCTCAGCGAGCAATCAGAGCAAGGTCACAGAGAGGATGCCAGGACTGGACCTAGAGCCAGAACCCCCAACTTAGGACCCTTTCCACAAAACAAGCAGCCTGAGAAGGAACCAAGAGATAGACACACAGGAAGGGATAAACCATGATACACCATGGAAAAGGGACAGTGAAAAGAAACAGCAAGGGGttggggaagggaaaagagataaagttgttgttgttcagttgctcaattgtgtccaactctttgagaccccatggactgcagcacaccaggcttccctgtccttcaccatctcccagagcttgctcaaactcaagtccattgagtcggtgatgccatccaaccatctcatcctctgttgtccccttgatCTCTGAAGAACAGAGATCAAAACAGTGAGTAGGGTCAGGGAactggagggaggggaagaaatcTTATCACATTCATTCAACCTTTACCACCTTCTAGGTGTGACAGTAAAAGAGGACTTAGGATCTCTGTCCTCAAGGGCGGGGTGGATCCTGAGGAGGGAAGATGGAGGGACAAGCAAACCCATAGTGACAGCCAAGGGCAGACTGAGGGACGGGCTGGACGCCAGCTCAGCACTGGGACTCTCCCAACGGAACAGAGATGCCTCTGCCTGCTTTCTGAATGTgaggccaggacttccctgatgcctGGCCCCGGACCCTTGCTGAAGAATGACAGAGAAGGAAGGGCCCAGGCACAAACTCTCACGTAGggctccttttctctttttaacaggCAGACTGGACTACTGCTGCTGGGAATGAAGGAGAATCCAGAATTAAAGATAATCCAGGCTACTTTGTCGAGGCGGGGAGTGGAGCACCAGTGTCTTTCATCTGAGGAACTGAAGCAACGTTTCCCCAATATTCGGTTGGCCAGGGGAGAAGTGGGGCTCTTGGAGGTGTCCGGAGGAGTTCTCTATGCCGACAAGGCACTCAGAGCCCTCCAGGTGACATGGTGCATCGTTAGGGGCCACACAGCTCCTGCTCTGGGCATCCTGGGTCCCCATCAGCCATCCCCTGACCTCCGGCCGGATGAGCACCTTTGCCCTGCTGCTTCTAGTCTTGACTATGGGGGCAGGGCGATTTTAGATATCCTATTAGGCCTGGACAATATGGGTGAGGAGGTCTAGAGTCTGTCCTCTCTTTTCTGCCCTCAGTGAAGGATTCTTTGTCCACCAGGGTGAACCACATATAAAACTGATTCTTCCTTCCCTGTTCTGCCCTTTCAGGATGCAATTCGACAGCTAGGTGGCATAGTGCATGATGGAGAGAAGGTAGTGGAGATAAAACCAGGGCTACCAGTCACGGTGAAAACTACCTCCAGGAGCTACCAAGCCAAGAGCTTGATCATCACGGCAGGTCCTTGGACCAACCGGCTCCTCCGTCCCTTGGGAGTTGAGCTACCTCTCCAGGTAAAGGGACCTGGAAGCCTGGGAGGTTGTGCTTAAGAAAAGTTGGACCTAGAGGGACTTGAGCTTGAATCTGCCACCTGCCATGTGTTAGTggatgactttgggcaagttcaTTCACCTCACTGAACCTCAATTGTAtagcctgtaaaatggggactaGGGCTGTTGGagaattaaattaaatgatatatataaaggccttgggactttccaggtggtgcagtggtaaagaatcagcctaccaatgcagaagactcaggagatgcaggtttgatccctgggttggaaagattccctagggaaggaaatggcaacccactccaatattcttgcctggagaatcccatggacagagaatcctggggggctatggtccatggggtcgcagagtcggacacgactgaaacaacttagcacacgcGCACACAACATAATATCACATGTAAATGACACGAGAACTGAGTGCAACAAAGATGGGTGAGTTGAGCAGGGCATCTGGAGGACCCCAGAAtgctctccttttcatttcccactttctcttcctgctccAAGACCCTGCGGATCAACGTGTGTTACTGGCAAGAGAAGGTTCCTGGAAGCTACAGTGTGTCCCAGGCCTTTCCGTGTTTCGTGGGCCTGGGCCTCAGCCTGGCTCCTCACCACATCTACGGGCTGCCCTCCAGAGAGTACCCAGGGCTGATGAAGGTGAGgggagaggcccagagaaggctaACAGGGTCCCATGCAGATTTGGGGCGGCTACCCTAACTTCCCTCTCAATGAGCTCCCTCAGACCCCAgtgagcagcagcaggaaccaACTTCACCATTCAGTATGTGCCGCACGAGACTCCCAGCTGTCCTGGGGCCCAGCAAAAGGAGCCCTTCCTTTGCAAACAGAGGGTTAGCAGGGGATCGGAGGGCTAGGCAACCTTGTATGGCAACAAAAAGCATCTGACAGGAGTGCGGAAGGCTGGGGTGATGGCTGGGGTGCCTCCTGTGTACAACCTGGCCCCCCCATCTCCTGCCGGGCTGGGGGTGGTGTGCAGGAAGCCGGGGCCTCCCAGCTCAAACCGCTCTGATTGGGAGCCAGGTCTGCTATCACCACGGCAACAATGCAGATCCCGAGGAGCGGGACTGCCCAGCAGCTTTCTCAGACATCCGAGATGTCCACATCCTGAGCGGTTTTGTCAGAGATCACTTACCTGACCTGCAGCCCGAGCCTGCTGTGATGGAGCATTGCATGTACACGGTAAGTGTGTGGGCAGCCGGGCCAGGCCCTCCCGCGGCCCTGGGAGCAGGGCCATGGCGCAGACCGGCCTTGCGCAGCTTGGGCCAGACTCGGCCTGACCCCTGACATAGAATGTGACTTGAAACAAATGAGCTTATTTCTGAGGGTCGTCTCGCCTCCACCCGAGAGGGCCCATTAGAGGTTATTCATATTCCTTTTCATTAGGAAACTAGGCTTACGTCTGGCAGTCCTTCACTGTGTTTCCCAGAACTCTAAAAGAGTTTGTGGCAAGATGTTCTAGTTGAGCAGGCCTTGGGGACAAAGAGAAGAGACAGATGTCACCAGGGCCCGAGGCGTCTTGGCTGAAGTTAGTTTGCACACattaactgagcacctactgtgttcaTAGCTCTGTACAAGAAGAGACAGATGGACAAATGATCAAGACCTGCGTACCCCAGGGCACTGGCATGCAGAAAGCACGCCTGTGTCCTGTTCCCATTCTTTCTGGAAAGAAATCCAGCCGAGTCTCCTCCCTTCTGAGCCTGcagctcttcttcctccctctatCCTCAAAGGACACAGGTGTGATTGTTTCTTTCTAGAACACCCCCGATGGGCACTTCGTTCTTGATAGACACCCAAAGTACGACAACATTGTCATTGGTGCTGGATTCTCTGGTGAGCCTGAGTGAGGGAAGATGGGGTGCCTTAAAGCTGACCTTGGTGCAAGACAGAATGGTGTTTTTCATGCTTTAAGCTGATAGAGGAGGGCCAAAGTCCAGATTGTGCGTGTATAAGGGGGCTGAACGGGGCTATCAGAGAATAAGGGGTGCTCATGGTGGGAGGCAACTTCTGCCTTTGGGGTGCGACCGGTGGGAAGGTTAACCCTGTCTGGGGACTGTGTAGGAGACTTCCAGGGAGCCCAGCCCCTGTCTATGAGGATGCCTGACCACCTGTTCTCCTTTCCCTAGGGCATGGGTTCAAGTTGTCCCCCGTCGTGGGGAAGATCCTGTACGAATTAAGCATGAAATTAACGCCATCCTATGACTTGACACCTTTTCGAATCAGCCGCTTTCCCAGCCTGCGCAAAGCCCACCTTTGACCCCCTGGCCAGCAGCTCCCCTTCTGTGCCCAGGAATTGGAAATAAAGCTGGGAAAGACAtgtaagaggaagaaaaaggctGTGGGAAGCTATCCTTTCCTCGTGACTCTCTTCAGTCCCCCATAAACACCGGCTGATTGAACGTACCTTCTTTCTCTGGCCAACTCCCCAATCACACACCACTTTTTTGCTTCAGTTCAATCAGATATTCTACAATCACAGAGTGCCAAGGACCTTGGAGGTGGATGTCTCAGTAAGGAAGGGGCATAAGGACCGGCTCAGGAGACCAAAACAGCTATTAAAATTCTCTTCACGGGGGCATTTGTTGAATTTTGGATAGATCTGATGAAAGTTGCCTAGGGGAGGGTAAACAAGATAGTCTGTAGACCATTCATGCCCTTTGAGCTCCTTTTCATAAAACTAGAGCCATCCTCTATCACGAACCCCCACAAAATGTGGCTCGTCGTGGGTGCacagcaaatgtttgttgaaaaaaaaaaagtgttgaacAAACAGATAAGTAAATGACTGCCTTGCATGAAAGCCTGTGGCGGGCTTTATTTTCCATGTGACCTTATTTCTTACAGAATTTAATTGTCTGAATTAGCACCACAGAATCCATTACCCCAGGACTCCTTAGGGTCTTTATCCCCTCAACGCACCACACCCTCTTTCTCTGGATTCTTTGTCTGGTTCTCTCCTCTCATAAAGACGCTCGGCTCCCCAGTCTCTCATTAAGGTGTATTGTCAGGTCTTTATGAAGATGGAGCTGTTCTaccagaaaggaagagagagacacaCTCGCTCAGAAACCCTGTTCAATGTTTGAATGTTAAATGTGCCATTTTATTATCATTAGGATTGCTCCCACTTAATGAAACAGCATTAACACCGAGTCGGCTGGCCTCCTTGCACTAATTGCTTTGGAAGGAAACAGGCTCATAACTGCCCCAGGGTGGGTGGAGGGGTGAGAGGTGTAAACAGAGACTCAAGCAAGGCTGAGCGCATTCAGATGAAACCCAAGCAGGAGCATCTCCAGACAGGGGCCCCTTGGACCCAAAAGAATAGGAGTTAATGAgctctggggagaaaaaaaaaaaaaaactgggactGGGTGGGCTGGAAATGTTCAGAGGAATCCCTGAGGGGGGAGGAGtgggaaatgagaaaaagagtaaaaatattctcaaaggaaaaacaacacagAGGAAATTAGTCTTCAATTGCCGCATAGGCCTAGGCACATGGATTAATGCTGATTTCTCCTGGGAATTATAAAAGCTAGCCAGTTGGAATGAAACATCATTCCAACTCTGCATTTTGGGTGCTCTCATTTGGTTCCCTGAGCCACAGCCTCTGTAAAGGGGCGGGGGAGGATAAtcatatctgtaaaatgggaatattaaatCTTATGGATCAATCTTGAAGAC
Proteins encoded in this window:
- the PIPOX gene encoding peroxisomal sarcosine oxidase, which encodes MAAQRELYDAIVIGAGIQGCFTAYHLAKHSKKVLLLEQFFLPHSRGSSHGQSRIIRRAYPEDFYTQMMAECYSMWAQLEHEAGTQLYRQTGLLLLGMKENPELKIIQATLSRRGVEHQCLSSEELKQRFPNIRLARGEVGLLEVSGGVLYADKALRALQDAIRQLGGIVHDGEKVVEIKPGLPVTVKTTSRSYQAKSLIITAGPWTNRLLRPLGVELPLQTLRINVCYWQEKVPGSYSVSQAFPCFVGLGLSLAPHHIYGLPSREYPGLMKVCYHHGNNADPEERDCPAAFSDIRDVHILSGFVRDHLPDLQPEPAVMEHCMYTNTPDGHFVLDRHPKYDNIVIGAGFSGHGFKLSPVVGKILYELSMKLTPSYDLTPFRISRFPSLRKAHL